One Shewanella sp. MR-4 DNA window includes the following coding sequences:
- a CDS encoding DEAD/DEAH box helicase, protein MRFESFSFCPEILRAISDCGYQKMTPIQQQAIPAIRRGQDVLASAQTGTGKTAAFALPILQKMAENPSETLKSNARVLILTPTRELAAQVADNVEAYSKYLNFSVLTIYGGVKVETQAQKLKRGADIIVATPGRLLEHLTACNLSLSSIDFLVLDEADRMLDMGFNADIQKILQAVNKKRQNLLFSATFSSAVKKLANEMMVKPQVISADKQNTTADTVSQVVYPVEQRRKRELLSELIGKKNWQQVLVFTATRDAADTLVKELNLDGIPSEVVHGEKAQGSRRRALREFMSGKVRVLVATEVAARGLDIPSLEYVVNFDLPFLAEDYVHRIGRTGRAGKSGVAISFVSREEERTLADIEKLIGQKIRRITVPGYEVGSRDLLLKQLQTRRSFAKKQQRLDNVSEQIVAEKSMQGRRVKMKVGQAPSKAKKLK, encoded by the coding sequence ATGAGATTTGAATCTTTTAGTTTTTGCCCCGAGATTTTACGCGCTATCTCAGATTGCGGTTATCAAAAAATGACACCTATTCAGCAGCAAGCGATCCCCGCCATCCGCCGCGGGCAAGATGTGCTCGCCAGCGCGCAAACGGGCACTGGTAAAACGGCGGCATTCGCATTACCTATACTGCAAAAGATGGCAGAAAATCCCAGCGAGACCTTAAAATCGAACGCGCGGGTATTAATCTTAACGCCGACTCGCGAGCTCGCAGCTCAAGTTGCCGACAACGTTGAAGCCTACAGCAAGTATTTAAATTTCAGCGTGTTAACCATTTACGGCGGTGTAAAGGTTGAGACTCAGGCGCAAAAACTTAAACGCGGTGCCGATATTATTGTCGCGACGCCAGGGCGTTTGCTCGAGCACCTTACCGCCTGTAATTTAAGTCTCTCTAGCATCGACTTTTTAGTGCTCGATGAAGCCGACCGTATGTTAGACATGGGCTTTAATGCGGATATTCAAAAAATCCTCCAAGCGGTGAATAAGAAGCGTCAAAACCTATTGTTCTCGGCCACCTTCTCCAGCGCGGTGAAAAAACTGGCCAACGAGATGATGGTCAAGCCTCAAGTCATCAGCGCCGATAAGCAAAACACCACCGCAGATACCGTGAGCCAAGTGGTGTATCCGGTTGAGCAGCGCCGTAAGCGCGAACTCTTATCCGAACTGATTGGTAAGAAGAACTGGCAACAAGTGTTGGTCTTTACCGCGACGCGTGATGCGGCCGACACCTTAGTGAAAGAATTGAATTTAGACGGCATTCCGTCTGAAGTGGTGCACGGAGAGAAGGCGCAAGGTAGCCGTCGCCGCGCACTGCGTGAGTTTATGTCGGGTAAGGTACGCGTCTTAGTCGCGACCGAAGTCGCCGCCCGCGGCTTAGATATTCCCAGCCTTGAGTATGTGGTCAACTTCGACTTACCCTTCCTCGCCGAAGACTATGTACACCGTATTGGCCGTACCGGTCGCGCGGGTAAATCTGGGGTCGCGATTTCATTTGTGAGCCGTGAAGAAGAGCGCACCTTAGCGGATATTGAAAAGCTTATCGGCCAAAAAATTCGTCGTATTACCGTTCCCGGATACGAAGTTGGTAGCCGCGACTTGCTGTTAAAGCAGCTACAAACCCGTCGCAGTTTTGCCAAGAAACAACAGCGACTCGACAACGTCAGCGAGCAGATTGTCGCCGAGAAAAGCATGCAGGGCCGCCGCGTGAAAATGAAAGTTGGCCAAGCCCCAAGCAAGGCGAAAAAGCTGAAATAA
- a CDS encoding peroxiredoxin-like family protein yields MQSLLQRFLLTTTLLLGSFVSQADPIAKDEYSVSPLLNGEQIPTITLQDMNGQSVDLAKLTAQKPTIFFFYRGGWCPFCNNQMGQLKAIEPKLIDMGFQLVGISPDTPAQLKSSAAKNELKYQLLSDEKMLASQAFGLAFYTSKQVTDTYLSRLKLDNPLWTTPEGDKRLVLPVPAIYITDTKGLIHFQYVNPNYKVRPAPKLILTAASLVSAPE; encoded by the coding sequence ATGCAGTCCCTATTACAGCGCTTTTTACTGACAACCACCCTATTGCTCGGCAGTTTTGTCAGTCAGGCCGACCCTATCGCCAAGGATGAATATTCCGTTAGCCCACTGCTAAACGGCGAGCAAATCCCCACAATCACTTTGCAAGATATGAATGGGCAAAGCGTTGATTTAGCAAAATTAACGGCACAAAAACCAACCATTTTCTTCTTTTACCGTGGCGGCTGGTGCCCCTTTTGCAACAACCAAATGGGGCAGCTAAAAGCCATCGAGCCTAAACTTATCGACATGGGCTTTCAATTAGTCGGTATTTCGCCGGATACGCCCGCACAGCTAAAATCATCGGCCGCTAAAAACGAGCTTAAATACCAGCTGCTTTCCGATGAAAAAATGCTGGCATCACAAGCCTTTGGACTCGCCTTTTACACCAGCAAACAAGTCACTGATACTTATTTGAGTCGCTTAAAACTGGATAACCCACTGTGGACCACGCCCGAAGGCGACAAAAGATTAGTGCTGCCAGTGCCAGCTATCTATATCACCGACACAAAAGGGTTAATCCATTTCCAATATGTAAATCCCAACTACAAGGTGAGACCCGCGCCTAAGTTAATTCTGACCGCAGCAAGCCTTGTCAGTGCCCCAGAATAA
- a CDS encoding DUF2913 family protein produces MNSQTYNQAVLELARAGLADLIASAQAKKAQRTPAQESHFLCNWMVEALKEKRFSKLVADDLTAWIRMARSQGAGAELKRLLERIVQQYQSVENSHVELGTALNAMIAELTQLEWLVFTDTEINTKLKLDADGQSSLVIDMKEFTQHIRDNQLIKPINLYVRADEQQLTQIALSHGLLISQGNKKTSLIKHHKTYQIYPHNQLPALCQLLA; encoded by the coding sequence ATGAATTCTCAAACCTATAACCAAGCCGTACTCGAACTCGCTCGCGCGGGTCTTGCCGATTTAATCGCCTCAGCCCAAGCTAAAAAAGCCCAACGCACGCCTGCGCAAGAGAGTCATTTTTTGTGTAACTGGATGGTCGAGGCGCTCAAAGAAAAGCGTTTCTCTAAACTGGTGGCCGACGATCTCACTGCATGGATCCGTATGGCTCGCAGCCAAGGTGCTGGTGCCGAACTTAAGCGGTTATTGGAGAGAATTGTTCAACAGTATCAAAGCGTTGAAAACTCTCACGTCGAATTAGGTACGGCGTTAAATGCTATGATTGCCGAGTTAACTCAGCTCGAATGGCTAGTGTTTACTGACACCGAAATTAACACCAAACTTAAGCTGGACGCCGATGGTCAATCTAGCTTAGTGATTGATATGAAAGAGTTTACTCAACATATCAGAGATAATCAGCTCATCAAACCCATCAACTTATATGTCCGCGCCGATGAGCAGCAGTTGACTCAAATCGCCCTCTCCCACGGGCTGCTTATCAGCCAAGGTAATAAAAAAACCAGCCTGATTAAGCACCATAAAACCTATCAAATTTATCCTCATAATCAGCTACCTGCGTTGTGCCAACTCTTGGCTTAA
- a CDS encoding substrate-binding periplasmic protein, which yields MRKAGISYRWRVNAILLLLLFAPSSFAQLLKYNITGSYSWYPYFIANQPEAPGMITELIPLILSLANIEGENLSLPPKRTNNALETGQLDFDVVSPSWFADQDFGPLFVKSDPIMPITEYIVTRPEHVESFKEISEIKGKQIGTVRGYLYHDDKEFIRVDFTSEQELIKALDKHRITAIISGNYPALYWSNKLKIPVGLAAVHSDGVLVLRLRKEHADLLPALNHAIAQLKADGKVEQIIQKYTQAFAS from the coding sequence ATGCGTAAAGCTGGTATTTCCTATCGTTGGCGAGTAAACGCCATTTTGTTACTGCTACTCTTTGCTCCCTCTTCCTTTGCCCAATTACTCAAGTACAACATCACCGGCTCTTATTCTTGGTACCCCTATTTTATTGCCAATCAGCCAGAGGCGCCGGGAATGATTACCGAATTAATTCCGCTGATTTTATCCTTAGCCAATATCGAGGGAGAAAATCTCTCCTTGCCGCCCAAACGGACGAACAACGCCCTTGAAACGGGCCAGTTAGACTTTGATGTGGTGAGCCCAAGTTGGTTTGCAGATCAAGACTTTGGCCCCTTATTCGTTAAATCCGATCCCATTATGCCCATCACTGAGTACATAGTGACAAGGCCCGAACATGTCGAATCATTTAAGGAAATTTCCGAAATCAAAGGCAAGCAAATCGGGACTGTTCGAGGATATTTGTACCACGATGACAAGGAGTTTATCCGTGTCGATTTTACTTCAGAGCAAGAGCTGATTAAGGCATTAGATAAACACCGCATCACTGCCATTATCTCAGGTAACTATCCCGCTTTGTACTGGTCGAACAAACTTAAGATCCCCGTTGGATTGGCCGCGGTGCATTCCGATGGCGTATTGGTGCTAAGGCTACGTAAGGAGCATGCCGATCTACTGCCCGCACTCAATCACGCGATAGCGCAGCTTAAAGCCGATGGAAAGGTGGAGCAGATTATCCAGAAATACACCCAAGCCTTTGCCAGCTAA
- a CDS encoding ribbon-helix-helix domain-containing protein: MCEIYSGAEPELFELKTRSIRIDGVVTSVRLEAIFWQIIEEIAEDAELSVAVFLTRIYREVLTRHGEVANFASLLRVACTTHLNQGQRLVLKPKVELNATSS, translated from the coding sequence GTGTGTGAAATCTATTCCGGTGCCGAACCCGAACTGTTTGAACTCAAAACCCGTTCTATTCGAATCGATGGTGTCGTGACGAGCGTGCGGCTCGAGGCGATTTTCTGGCAGATTATTGAAGAGATTGCCGAGGATGCCGAGCTGAGTGTGGCGGTATTTTTGACCCGTATTTACCGTGAGGTGTTAACTCGTCACGGTGAGGTGGCTAACTTTGCCTCTTTGCTGCGCGTTGCTTGCACCACCCATCTTAACCAAGGGCAGCGTTTGGTGTTAAAACCTAAGGTTGAGCTAAACGCGACATCCTCTTAA
- a CDS encoding DJ-1/PfpI family protein: MANILIIAGDFVEDYELMVPFQALQMVGHNVTVVCPDKVAGQTIKTAIHDFEGDQTYTEKPGHLFALNGNFAGTNASDFDALLLPGGRAPEYLRLNPAVIALVAGFAAQDKPIAAVCHGAQLLTAADVVRGKKVSAYPACAPEVKQAGAEYCDIEVTAAITDGKLVTAPAWPAHPAWLAQFNKLLN; encoded by the coding sequence ATGGCCAATATTTTGATTATCGCCGGTGATTTTGTTGAAGATTATGAGTTAATGGTGCCGTTTCAAGCCCTACAAATGGTGGGACACAATGTGACGGTTGTTTGCCCTGATAAAGTGGCGGGGCAAACTATTAAGACCGCTATCCATGACTTTGAAGGTGATCAAACCTATACCGAAAAACCGGGACACTTATTTGCCTTAAATGGCAACTTTGCCGGCACGAATGCGAGCGATTTCGATGCGCTGCTGCTTCCCGGAGGCCGTGCGCCTGAGTATTTACGTCTAAACCCTGCGGTGATTGCCTTGGTGGCGGGGTTTGCCGCCCAAGATAAACCCATTGCAGCCGTTTGCCATGGGGCGCAGCTACTGACGGCGGCCGATGTGGTTCGCGGTAAGAAAGTATCCGCGTATCCTGCTTGCGCGCCCGAAGTGAAACAAGCGGGCGCCGAGTACTGTGATATTGAGGTGACGGCGGCGATTACCGATGGCAAGTTAGTGACCGCGCCCGCTTGGCCTGCGCATCCAGCATGGTTGGCGCAGTTCAACAAGTTATTGAATTAA